The nucleotide window ATTCATGTAGGTTTGTATATGTGGCAAAAGCGAAAAGAATTATATCAAATTATTAAACTTATAGATTTTACTCGTTTTTGGAATCTGCACAAATTAATTTTTAGCTATTGGATTTCTTTAATTACAAGAAAAACTAAAATATGGGCTAACCCATTTGCAGTTTCTATAGAACCCACAACAAATTGCAATTTAAATTGCGCCGAATGCCCTACAGGCAATAATTTACTAACCCGCCCTTTAGGTAAGATAAATACTGAAATCTTTCATTTAATAATTGATCAGATCTACAAAAAGACTTTTTACCTTAATTTGTACTTACAGGGCGAACCATTTATTCATACTCAACTTACAGAAATGATAAGTTATGCCATAAAAAAGAAAATGTTTGTTTGCGTTTCTACAAATGGGCATTTCTTAGATGAAGCCACATGCGACAAACTTGTAAAAACAGGTATTCAAAAAATAATTATTTCTGTTGATGGTGCAACAAATGAAACATACAACAAATATCGCAAAGGCGGCAATTTAACAATGGTCACAACAGGTATTAAAACTCTGTCGGAATCGAAGATAAAACAAAAAACAAATCTCCCTTTAATTGTAATTCAGATGCTTGTTAACAAATATAACGAGCATGAAATTAATGCAGTAAAACATTTAACAGAATATTATGGCGCAAACAGGCTTGAATTAAAATCAATGCAGATTTATAACAACAGTAACTTTTTATCAAGCATAAGCAAATACAATAGATATATTAAGAATAATTTTGGCGATTTAATTCTAAAATCAGAAATACAAAATCGCTGCCTAAGACTTTGGACTAATGCTGTGTTCACATGGGATGGCAACCTTATTCCATGTTGTTATGACAAGAATGCAAATTATATAATTGGGAGCATTAAAGATTTTGATTTTGAAACACATTGGAAAAACCAGAAGCTAAATTCTTTTCGGAACAATGTTCTTAACAACAGGAAGAATATTGATATCTGTTGTAATTGCACCGAGTAATATTTATTATGATTACCTTCGGTGAGAAAGTTCCTCGCGGAGTTTATCCTGACAAAGGAAGGGCTCTGAATGACAGTATTCTTTTTGTCATCCAGAGTGAAGCATAGCGGAACGAAGGATCTACTTTGTATTTTACACTAGATTTAGCTTCGCTAGAAACTGTTCTTCACTTCGTTCTGAATGACAAGGGTGTATTGTTCAGTTTTGTGATTATTCTTCACGGAGTTTATCGTGACAAAGGAAGGGCTCTGAATGACAGTATTCTTTTTGTCATCCAGAGTGGAGTATAACGTAACGAAGGATCTGGTCCGAAATACTGTATATTACACTAGATTTAGCTTCGCTAGAAACTGTTCTTCGCTTCGCTATGAATGACAATCAATCTTTTATTTTATCATTTAAAAACTCCCATTTGGAATTAAAATTATTAATCAGAATTTCTTTCTTTTTTCTACTCCAACCTTTAATTTCTTTTTCTCTTTCAATAGCATGTTCAATACTTGAATGGTGTTCGTAAAACAAAAGATAAAAACAATTGTATTTTCCAGCAAAGGTTAATTTTCTAGTGTCTGAATCTAATTTATGTTCAAATAATCTTCTTTCAATATCATTTGTTACACCTGTATACAAAACAGTTTTATCGTAGTTTGTTATGATATATGTAAAATAATTATGACAACCGATTGGTTTCATTACTATTAATTTTTTGTCAAATATAAAAAATTTATTTACACTAGATTTACCTTCGCTATAAGCTGTTCTTCACTCTGCTGCGGCGGAGAAGTGTAACGGAACGAAGGATCTAGTCCGAAATACTTTGTATATTACACTAGATTCTTCGCTATGCTCTGAATGACAATTGGGTGATTTGTCATCCAGTCCGCAGCGGCGGAGTAGTGCAACGTAACGAAGTATCTGGTTCGTAATACTTTGAAACCCTACACTAGATTCTTCGCTTCGCTCTGAATGACATTCTACTCTTTTTTCTGTCATCCAGAGTGGAGTAAAACGGAACGAAGGATCTAGTTCGAGATACTTTGTAAACTACACTAGATTTAGCTTCGCTAGAAACTGTTCTTCGCGGAGTTTATCCTGACAAAGGAAGGGCTCTGAATGACAAAAGAATTATAACAAAAAAGTCTGCTTCTGGCAGACTTTTTATTTTTAAATACTCATTATATCTTTCTCTTTCAAATCCAAAACATCATCAACTTTTTTAATGAAGTTATCTGTAAGTTTTTGAATTTTTTCTTCGGCTTCTTTAATTTCATCTTCTGATATTCCATCTTTTTTAAGCTGCTTTAATTCCTCATTTGCATCACGACGGGTATTTCTGATTCCAACCTTTGCTGTTTCACCTTCTGCTTTTACTTGTTTAACTAGCTGTTTACGACGCTCCTCAGTTAATGGCGGAACAATTATTCTGATTAGTTCTCCATTGTTTTGAGGATTAAAACCAAGATTTGCTGCCTGAATAGCTTTATCAATCGGTTCAATCATATTTCTATCCCATGGCTGAACAACTAAACTACGAGGATCTGGCGTAGCAATATTTGCAACCTGGCTTAAAGCAGTTCTTGCACCATAATAATCAACATAAATACTGTCAAGCATCATTGGTGATGCTTTTCCTGCACGAATTTTTAAAAGCTCATGTTCAAGATGTTTCAACACCTTTTCATTTTGTTCTAATGCTGAATCGTAGCAAAACTGTACTTCTTCGGTCATGGTAATAAATTTAAAAAAGTTCTGTAAAAATATTTAATTTCTTACTAATGTTCCAATTTTTTCGCCCAAAATTATTCGTTTTAAGTTTCCTTTTTTATTCATATCAAAAACTAAAACCGGCATATTATTTTCCTTAAGCAAGGTAAACGCAGTTAAATCCATTACATGTAAATCGTCTTTATATGCCTTATCATAAGTTAATTCATCATATCTGGTTGCCGATTTATCTTTTTCAGGATCTGCAGTATAAACTCCATCAACCCTGGTTCCTTTAAGTAACACATCTGCTTCAATTTCAACTGCACGTAATGCAGAAGCAGTATCGGTAGTAAAAAACGGATTACCTGTACCACCTGCAATAATAACACAAACTCCTTGTTTCATTAATTCTATTGCTTTTGCTTTGCTGTAAAGTTCACCAACAGGCTCCATTCTAATAGAAGTTAATACCTTTGCTTTACCTCCAAGGCTTTCTATTGCTGAATGTAATGCAATACTGTTAATTGTAGTTGCAAGCATTCCCATCTGGTCGCCTTTTACACGGTCGAAGCCTTTATTTACTCCTTGTAATCCTCTGAAGATATTTCCTCCACCAATTACAATTCCAATCTCAACACCGAGTTCAGAAGCTTCAATTATTTGTTGGGCATATTCATTTAAACGGTTTGTGTCGATACCATAATTACTATCACCCATCAGCGATTCTCCGCTTAATTTTAAAAGTATACGTTTGTAAGCAGCCATAATTTTAAAAATAGTTATGCTTCAAAGTTAGAGAATTTTTGAAAATATTTAGAAAAATTGAAATTGCAGCAAAAATCATCGCGTATAATCAACCGCAGCAGAGTACACGAGCCACAAAAAGTAGAATCTTTATGTTTAGCGTGGACACTTAACATAAAAAATATACACATAAGTGGATAGTGAAACACGAACCATTGAATAGGAAAATAATAAAATGCTATAAATAATAATTTTTAATAATTTACAGATAAACTGACTATGCACGCTGTTAAGAGGTTAATGCACGCTGTTAGGTAAATCATTGCTTTTATTATAAATATTTAACATTAAATTTATAGACCTAAAATTTAAGCTTTTTAATATGAAAATATTACTACTTCCAGTTATTCTTGTATTGTTTTCAATTACAAATAATACAGCTCAGGTTTTTAAATTATATACGACTACTGATGGATTAAGCAGTAATAATGTAAAATGCCTAACAACCGATAATTCAGGAAATTTATGGGTTGGAACAACATTTGGAATAAATAAATTTAATGGCACAACATTTACAAATTATAGCACAGCACAAGGATTACCAAGCAATAATATTAAATCACTTACTACAGATGCATCTGGAAATATTTGGATTGGAACATTGAATGGCTTAAGTAAAAATAATGGAGTCGGATTTACAAACTATAACATCACAAGTGGTTTACCTTCTAATAATATATCATGTATAACAGCTGCCTCTGGTGGAATATTATGGATAGGAACAGCTACAATAGGAATTTCAAAATATAACGGAACAACTTTCACAAATTATAACTATTCAAACGGATTGGTTGGAAATGCTATCACAGCACTTTGTGTAGATTTAACCGGGAAATTATGGGTTGGAACAACTATCGGAATTTCTGTTTTTGATGGCACAACATTTACAAACTACAATACAACAAACGGACTCCCATCAAATTCAATAAAAGCATTACAATGTGATGCTTCAGGAAATATTTGGATAGGTACAACAAACGGATTAGTAAAATATAATGGGAGTAGCTTTACAACTCTCACAACTGTTGATGGCTTATTAAGTAACTCAATAATTTCATTAGATGTAGATAATACTGATAACTTATGGATTGGATATAATACAATAGGAATATCAAAATATGACGGTACAATATTTACACATTTTAATGCTAACAATGGTTTTATTTGGACAGCTTTATCTTCAATAAAAGGTTTGAACAATAATATTTATGCAGGAAATTCAACAGGATTAATTGTATTTAAAAAATTGACTATTCCACCATATCGTTTCGATTATCTTGACACAAACAATATTGCTGCGGGTATAAATGCATGCGGTCTTTTATTTGGCCAACCAGTATATACTCCTGCACAACTTGGAGGCTTTCTTGTTCCAAAAAATACAGGAGCTTCTTCAATTTATGCATCTTCTGTTTGGTTCGGAGGTTTTGACCAGAATAATCTACTTCATTTAGCTGCAATGCCATATGCATCTTCAGTAACCGACATCTGGCCAGGTCCGTTATTTACAAATACAAATATATACGCTGATGATAGTACATGGAACAGAATATGGAAAATTTCAAAAGCGGAAATTAATAATCATATATTAAATTATAATCAACCAGGATACATAATACCGAAATCTATTTCTGAATGGCCAGCACCTACAGTAGATTTTGTGGACATAAACAGTAACAATATATACGATCCACAAAATGGCGATTATCCTTTAATACGTGGCGACCAGGCTATATTATCCATTTTTAATGACATCGTAGGAACTCACGCTTCTGGAGGTTTGCCTTTGGGAATTGAAGTTCATGCATTATCTTATTCATACAATTCTATTGATTCTGCGCTTGCAAATACTGTTTTTACCAACTACAAAATTTACAATTATTCATCAAATAATTACAGTGATTTTTAT belongs to Bacteroidia bacterium and includes:
- a CDS encoding GIY-YIG nuclease family protein produces the protein MKPIGCHNYFTYIITNYDKTVLYTGVTNDIERRLFEHKLDSDTRKLTFAGKYNCFYLLFYEHHSSIEHAIEREKEIKGWSRKKKEILINNFNSKWEFLNDKIKD
- a CDS encoding UMP kinase translates to MAAYKRILLKLSGESLMGDSNYGIDTNRLNEYAQQIIEASELGVEIGIVIGGGNIFRGLQGVNKGFDRVKGDQMGMLATTINSIALHSAIESLGGKAKVLTSIRMEPVGELYSKAKAIELMKQGVCVIIAGGTGNPFFTTDTASALRAVEIEADVLLKGTRVDGVYTADPEKDKSATRYDELTYDKAYKDDLHVMDLTAFTLLKENNMPVLVFDMNKKGNLKRIILGEKIGTLVRN
- a CDS encoding radical SAM protein, with translation MWQKRKELYQIIKLIDFTRFWNLHKLIFSYWISLITRKTKIWANPFAVSIEPTTNCNLNCAECPTGNNLLTRPLGKINTEIFHLIIDQIYKKTFYLNLYLQGEPFIHTQLTEMISYAIKKKMFVCVSTNGHFLDEATCDKLVKTGIQKIIISVDGATNETYNKYRKGGNLTMVTTGIKTLSESKIKQKTNLPLIVIQMLVNKYNEHEINAVKHLTEYYGANRLELKSMQIYNNSNFLSSISKYNRYIKNNFGDLILKSEIQNRCLRLWTNAVFTWDGNLIPCCYDKNANYIIGSIKDFDFETHWKNQKLNSFRNNVLNNRKNIDICCNCTE
- the frr gene encoding ribosome recycling factor, with translation MTEEVQFCYDSALEQNEKVLKHLEHELLKIRAGKASPMMLDSIYVDYYGARTALSQVANIATPDPRSLVVQPWDRNMIEPIDKAIQAANLGFNPQNNGELIRIIVPPLTEERRKQLVKQVKAEGETAKVGIRNTRRDANEELKQLKKDGISEDEIKEAEEKIQKLTDNFIKKVDDVLDLKEKDIMSI